A region from the Helicoverpa armigera isolate CAAS_96S chromosome 6, ASM3070526v1, whole genome shotgun sequence genome encodes:
- the LOC110371036 gene encoding uncharacterized protein LOC110371036 isoform X1, producing the protein MFDLFQLHRGLSFLGLRFSVIIVLLVAYSVILRLFIIILVKDMALSVALPLAGLETENFNSFSSFGHIIDIAGLSQSQSSPSPSVSSESSGIGSLGSLKSESVNSDSLPSSPQTTEKKIFEPVVQPQPRPKEKKADDVKISYGGRDILNLMGNLTDQRWNYRPTVLPPNNPALFFANRSQYHRLGPYGTRTQYVKDSCRLCGFSWVVAATE; encoded by the exons ATGTTCGATCTTTTTCAACTACATCGAGGCTTGAGCTTTTTGGGATTACGCTTTTcggtaattattgttttactcgTTGCATACAGTGTGATTTtgagattatttattataattctgGTCAAAG ACATGGCTTTGAGCGTTGCACTACCTCTGGCAGGCCTGGAGACAGAAAATTTTAACTCGTTTAGTTCGTTCGGGCATATCATAGACATAGCGGGCCTGTCTCAGTCGCAGTCGAGCCCGAGTCCGTCAGTCTCCAGTGAATCTAGCGGTATCGGGTCGCTGGGGTCGCTCAAATCAGAATCTGTAAACAGCGACTCCCTGCCGTCTAGTCCTCAAACAACTGAGAAG AAAATATTCGAGCCCGTGGTGCAGCCGCAGCCTCGTCCTAAGGAGAAGAAAGCCGATGATGTCAAAATCTCGTATGGAGGGCGCGACATCTTAAACTTGATGGGTAATCTTACGGACCAGCGGTGGAACTATCGGCCCACTGTGCTGCCGCCTAACAACCCGGCGCTGTTCTTCGCCAACCGCTCCCAGTATCACCGGTTGGGCCCGTACGGAACCCGCACACAGTACGTAAAGGACTCTTGCCGCCTCTGTGGCTTCTCATGGGTCGTAGCCGCCACGGAGTGA
- the LOC110371036 gene encoding uncharacterized protein LOC110371036 isoform X2 → MALSVALPLAGLETENFNSFSSFGHIIDIAGLSQSQSSPSPSVSSESSGIGSLGSLKSESVNSDSLPSSPQTTEKKIFEPVVQPQPRPKEKKADDVKISYGGRDILNLMGNLTDQRWNYRPTVLPPNNPALFFANRSQYHRLGPYGTRTQYVKDSCRLCGFSWVVAATE, encoded by the exons ATGGCTTTGAGCGTTGCACTACCTCTGGCAGGCCTGGAGACAGAAAATTTTAACTCGTTTAGTTCGTTCGGGCATATCATAGACATAGCGGGCCTGTCTCAGTCGCAGTCGAGCCCGAGTCCGTCAGTCTCCAGTGAATCTAGCGGTATCGGGTCGCTGGGGTCGCTCAAATCAGAATCTGTAAACAGCGACTCCCTGCCGTCTAGTCCTCAAACAACTGAGAAG AAAATATTCGAGCCCGTGGTGCAGCCGCAGCCTCGTCCTAAGGAGAAGAAAGCCGATGATGTCAAAATCTCGTATGGAGGGCGCGACATCTTAAACTTGATGGGTAATCTTACGGACCAGCGGTGGAACTATCGGCCCACTGTGCTGCCGCCTAACAACCCGGCGCTGTTCTTCGCCAACCGCTCCCAGTATCACCGGTTGGGCCCGTACGGAACCCGCACACAGTACGTAAAGGACTCTTGCCGCCTCTGTGGCTTCTCATGGGTCGTAGCCGCCACGGAGTGA